A region of Salvelinus namaycush isolate Seneca chromosome 9, SaNama_1.0, whole genome shotgun sequence DNA encodes the following proteins:
- the LOC120053509 gene encoding NADH dehydrogenase [ubiquinone] 1 alpha subcomplex subunit 9, mitochondrial-like yields the protein MAAAVLVSRPASVLPRFSRSCSPVVLSAIPLTVQQRKVHHAVIPRGKGGRSSSSGVAATVFGATGFLGRYVVNRLGRMGSQIVIPHRCDQYDLMYLRPMGDLGQIIFMEWDARNKDSIREALAHSNVVINLVGREWETKNYPFEDTYVSIPQQIAKATREAGITKLIHVSHLNADIRSPSKYLRNKAVGEMAVREEFPDAIIMKPSEMFGREDRFFNHFANMRWFGSAVPLISMGKKTVKQPVHVVDVAKAIINAIKDPDANGKTYALVGPNRYLLHDLVEYVYAVAHRPFVPYPLPRPLYHLVASFFAMNPFEPWTTPDKVDRFHTTDMKYPGLPGLEDLGIVPASVEQKAIEVLRRHRRFRFLEAELADTKPAKTVNY from the exons ATGGCGGCTGCTGTGCTCGTTAGCCGTCCTGCGAGTGTCCTTCCCAGGTTTTCTA GATCCTGCTCCCCTGTGGTGCTGTCAGCCATCCCTTTGACAGTCCAGCAGAGGAAGGTCCACCATGCTGTCATCCCCAGAGGGAAAGGGGGGCGCTCCTCCTCCAGTGGGGTAGCAGCCACAGTCTTCGGAGCCACCGGCTTCCTGGGCAGATATGTTGTCAACCGCCTGG GTCGTATGGGTTCTCAGATTGTGATTCCTCACCGGTGTGACCAGTATGACCTCATGTACCTCAGGCCCATGGGGGATCTCGGCCAGATCATCTTTATG GAGTGGGATGCCAGGAACAAGGATTCTATCAGAGAAGCCTTGGCGCACTCCAATGTGGTTATCAACTTGGTGGGACGAGAGTGGGAGACGAA GAACTATCCCTTTGAGGACACCTATGTGAGCATCCCTCAGCAGATTGCCAAGGCCACCAGGGAGGCAGGCATCACAAAGCTGATCCACGTATCTCACCTCAACGCTGACATCCGCAGCCCCTCCAAATACCTTAGGAACAAG GCAGTAGGTGAGATGGCTGTGAGAGAAGAATTCCCTGATGCCATCATCATGAAGCCCTCTGAGATGTTTGGAAGGGAAGACAGATTCTTCAACCATTTTGCCA ACATGCGTTGGTTTGGGAGTGCTGTGCCTCTTATCTCCATGGGAAAGAAGACCGTGAAGCAGCCTGTtcat GTGGTGGATGTGGCAAAGGCTATCATCAACGCCATCAAAGACCCTGATGCTAATGGAAAGACATATGCACTAGTCGG ACCTAACCGTTATCTCCTTCATGATCTGGTGGAGTATGTATATGCTGTGGCACACAGGCCCTTTGTGCCCTACCCACTCCCACGCCCTCTCTATCA TCTTGTTGCAAGTTTCTTTGCAATGAACCCATTCGAGCCTTGGACAACTCCTGACAAAGTAGATCGG TTCCACACCACAGATATGAAGTATCCAGGGCTTCCTGGCTTGGAGGACCTGGGCATCGTCCCTGCCTCTGTAGAGCAGAAGGCCATTGAGGTCCTGCGTCGCCACCGCCGCTTCCGCTTCCTGGAGGCTGAGCTGGCCGATACCAAGCCAGCCAAGACAGTTAACTATTGA